The following proteins are encoded in a genomic region of Variovorax paradoxus:
- a CDS encoding ferritin-like domain-containing protein yields MHPRLSALAALRLTDPEAKVSATRATAALAATDSIATEPLRAEGDDLGVPGRPERPLRVAATAVQKRSPFTPEGRAALIHSICHIEFNAINLALDAVWRYDGMPEAYYRDWLRVADEEAQHFTLLHAHLQGMGYRYGDFPGHDGLWSMCEKTKDDVLARMALVPRTLEARGLDATPLIQAKLKRVNTPDALRAVEILDIILRDEVGHVAIGNRWYRWLCERAGRDPEATYPELVAHYEAPRLKPPFNLEARERAGFSAEELRALSAGTKD; encoded by the coding sequence ATGCACCCCCGATTGAGCGCGCTGGCCGCGCTGCGACTGACCGACCCTGAAGCCAAGGTGTCGGCGACGCGCGCCACTGCTGCATTGGCAGCTACCGATTCCATAGCAACTGAACCCCTCCGCGCCGAAGGGGACGATCTTGGCGTGCCGGGCCGCCCCGAACGGCCGCTGCGCGTGGCCGCCACCGCCGTACAGAAACGCTCGCCCTTCACGCCCGAGGGCCGCGCCGCGCTGATCCATTCGATCTGCCACATCGAGTTCAACGCGATCAATCTCGCGCTCGATGCGGTGTGGCGCTACGACGGCATGCCCGAGGCCTATTACCGCGACTGGCTGCGCGTGGCGGATGAAGAAGCACAGCACTTCACGCTGCTGCATGCGCACCTGCAAGGCATGGGCTACCGCTACGGCGACTTCCCGGGCCACGACGGGCTCTGGAGCATGTGCGAGAAAACCAAGGACGACGTGCTCGCGCGCATGGCGCTGGTGCCGCGTACGCTCGAAGCACGCGGGCTCGATGCGACGCCGCTCATCCAGGCCAAGCTCAAGCGCGTCAACACGCCGGATGCGCTGCGCGCGGTCGAGATCCTCGACATCATCCTGCGCGACGAAGTCGGCCACGTGGCCATTGGCAACCGCTGGTACCGCTGGCTCTGCGAACGCGCCGGCCGAGACCCGGAGGCGACTTATCCCGAACTCGTGGCGCACTACGAAGCCCCGCGCCTGAAGCCCCCTTTCAACCTCGAAGCCCGCGAACGTGCCGGCTTCAGTGCCGAGGAGTTGCGTGCGCTCTCGGCGGGCACCAAGGACTGA
- a CDS encoding gamma carbonic anhydrase family protein, translating to MALYELDGVAPQLGAGAWVADSAEVIGNVQLGENASIWFGAVLRGDNETMTIGRNSNVQDMSMLHSDPGSPLTIGENVTIGHQVMLHGCTIGDNSLIGIQAVVLNNAKIGRNSIVGAGSVVTEGKEFPDNSLIFGSPAKVMRTISDEDAARLRHGSDHYVNNAVRYAKGLKKIA from the coding sequence ATGGCCCTCTATGAACTCGACGGCGTTGCGCCGCAACTCGGCGCCGGCGCATGGGTCGCCGACAGTGCGGAAGTGATCGGCAACGTGCAGTTGGGCGAGAACGCGAGCATCTGGTTCGGCGCGGTGCTGCGAGGCGACAACGAGACGATGACCATCGGCCGCAACAGCAACGTGCAGGACATGTCGATGCTGCATTCCGACCCCGGGAGCCCGCTCACCATCGGCGAGAACGTCACCATCGGCCACCAGGTCATGCTGCATGGCTGCACCATCGGCGACAACTCTCTGATCGGCATCCAGGCCGTGGTCTTGAATAACGCGAAGATCGGCCGCAATTCGATTGTTGGCGCCGGCAGCGTCGTGACCGAGGGCAAGGAGTTTCCCGACAATTCCCTGATCTTCGGTTCGCCCGCCAAGGTAATGCGCACGATCAGCGACGAAGACGCCGCCCGCCTGCGCCACGGCTCCGACCACTACGTCAACAACGCCGTTCGCTATGCGAAGGGCCTCAAGAAAATTGCCTGA
- the hslO gene encoding Hsp33 family molecular chaperone HslO, whose translation MSELHKFLFDGLPVRGVIVRLTDAWQEILARRASNTTTGAYPPPVAELLGEMTAAATLMQANIKFNGSLILQIFGDGPVKVAVAEAKPDLSLRATAKVIGDLPADARLPDMVNENNKGRCAITLDPKDKLPGTTPYQGVVPLFDDDGEKLGKLSDVLQHYMLQSEQLDTTLVLAADDKVAAGLLIQRLPIKGEGNLEGASGTSDKDHDQANEDQIGRNEDYNRISILASTLTRDELLTLDVETILRRLFWEEKLLRFEPQAGLLGPHFACTCGRDRVAQMIRGLGVEEAEEILAERGDIEVGCDFCGKQYRFDAVDTAQIFTPPGDQVPASPVVQ comes from the coding sequence TTGAGCGAGCTGCACAAATTCCTGTTCGATGGCCTGCCGGTGCGCGGCGTGATCGTGCGCCTGACAGATGCGTGGCAGGAAATCCTGGCGCGGCGCGCCTCCAACACCACCACCGGCGCCTATCCGCCGCCCGTGGCCGAGCTGCTCGGCGAGATGACCGCCGCGGCCACGCTGATGCAGGCCAACATCAAGTTCAACGGTTCGCTGATTCTGCAGATCTTCGGCGACGGTCCGGTCAAGGTGGCCGTGGCCGAGGCCAAGCCCGACCTGAGCCTGCGCGCCACCGCCAAGGTGATCGGCGACCTGCCGGCCGATGCGCGCCTGCCCGACATGGTCAACGAGAACAACAAGGGCCGCTGCGCGATCACGCTCGACCCCAAGGACAAGCTGCCGGGCACGACGCCGTACCAGGGCGTGGTGCCGCTCTTCGACGACGACGGCGAGAAGCTCGGCAAGCTCAGCGACGTGCTGCAGCACTACATGCTGCAGAGCGAGCAGCTCGACACCACGCTGGTGCTCGCGGCCGACGACAAGGTGGCGGCGGGCCTCTTGATCCAGCGCCTGCCGATCAAGGGCGAGGGCAACCTCGAAGGCGCGTCGGGTACTTCGGACAAGGACCACGACCAGGCCAACGAAGACCAGATCGGCCGCAACGAGGACTACAACCGCATCTCGATTCTGGCGTCGACCCTGACGCGCGACGAGCTCCTGACGCTCGACGTCGAAACCATTCTTCGCCGCCTGTTCTGGGAAGAAAAATTGCTGCGCTTCGAGCCGCAGGCTGGCCTGCTGGGTCCGCATTTCGCATGCACCTGCGGCCGAGATCGGGTGGCGCAGATGATCCGCGGCCTCGGCGTGGAAGAGGCCGAGGAAATCCTCGCCGAGCGCGGCGACATCGAGGTGGGCTGCGACTTCTGCGGCAAGCAGTACCGCTTCGATGCCGTCGACACGGCCCAGATCTTCACGCCGCCGGGCGACCAGGTTCCCGCCAGCCCCGTTGTGCAGTAG